One region of Thiomonas intermedia genomic DNA includes:
- a CDS encoding HD domain-containing protein: MSDSTLPHPLGLSMLPQIFRLTSLQTRVDNRGEATLTAHLFHERAQLKVRWTARTVDARLQAGLLVGPRWTGPASSLDGCLRIARLAILDRPVATLSLFDTVPPGWVRERSLVQRAAALIAELPASYQRLFHAVLWEENRFWGFCTGPSSMHGHHNGTSGNLRHTVEVAEQVRALCAERLYVHRDLAVLSALLHDCGKAVEYRLKPDGSWGLSDRGRLLGHRVTAIEWIAAAMARWAIRLPHGHAQVLLHNLSAVAHAPRWMGLREPQTPEAEILSLADRLSGTDDLMQRCLPDAGGWGHYHRHLGRQPFRVAATQAAAEMS; the protein is encoded by the coding sequence ATGTCTGATTCCACACTGCCCCACCCTCTGGGTCTGTCCATGCTGCCGCAGATCTTCCGCCTCACCAGCCTGCAGACCCGCGTTGACAATCGTGGGGAGGCCACGCTCACCGCACATCTGTTTCACGAGCGCGCCCAACTCAAGGTGCGTTGGACGGCACGCACGGTTGATGCGCGGCTGCAAGCCGGCCTGCTCGTGGGTCCCCGCTGGACAGGGCCTGCCAGCAGCCTCGATGGTTGCCTGCGCATTGCGCGGCTAGCCATCCTGGATCGACCTGTCGCGACGCTGTCCCTTTTTGACACCGTTCCCCCTGGCTGGGTGCGCGAACGCAGCCTGGTCCAGCGTGCGGCTGCCCTGATTGCCGAATTGCCGGCGTCGTACCAACGCTTGTTCCATGCCGTACTCTGGGAGGAGAATCGATTTTGGGGTTTCTGTACTGGGCCGTCCTCCATGCATGGTCACCACAACGGCACGAGCGGCAATTTGCGGCACACGGTGGAAGTCGCCGAGCAGGTACGCGCGCTGTGTGCTGAGCGCCTGTATGTGCACCGCGACCTCGCGGTGCTGTCGGCGTTGCTACATGATTGTGGCAAAGCGGTGGAATACCGGCTCAAGCCTGATGGGAGCTGGGGGCTGTCCGATCGTGGGCGGCTGCTCGGCCACCGGGTCACGGCCATCGAGTGGATTGCGGCGGCCATGGCCCGCTGGGCGATTCGACTGCCTCACGGCCATGCGCAGGTGTTGCTGCACAACCTGAGTGCCGTGGCCCATGCCCCCAGATGGATGGGGTTGCGCGAGCCGCAGACGCCGGAGGCGGAAATCCTGTCTTTGGCCGATCGCCTCTCGGGCACGGACGATCTGATGCAGCGCTGCCTGCCTGATGCAGGAGGCTGGGGGCACTATCACCGTCATCTGGGACGGCAGCCGTTTCGGGTAGCGGCCACCCAGGCCGCTGCTGAAATGTCTTGA
- a CDS encoding site-specific integrase: MAVCAMGSIRKLQATGKLFLDFRYHGGRCREYTVLDDTANNRKKLERLLERIERDIQLGRFEYAAYFPNSRALTATPKPPASLAAGVARALASVEPVAARHAPTPTFADFAQQWMQENAVQWRRSYQRTVADIVAVHLAPPFQEREVGSLSREELLAFRSKLAKVPGRTKQTLSPRRINAIMNVMHAILNEASDRYKFTSPYYNIKPLKIGKSDVQPFTLEEVRSLIQSVREDFRDYYTVRFFTGLRTGEIDGLKWKYVDFSRRLILVRETIVAGEPDEATKTIESNREVQMSQVVFDALQRQFQRTGPLKLWVFCNSEGQPLDHNNVTKRVWYPILRFLGLDPRRPYQSRHTAATLWLAAGENPEWIARQMGHTSTEMLFKVYSRYVPNLTRRDGSAFERLLASTLGTHPATQPNPNTEEADHV; this comes from the coding sequence ATGGCGGTGTGTGCCATGGGTAGCATCCGAAAGCTACAGGCGACCGGGAAGCTTTTTCTCGACTTCCGCTATCACGGAGGTCGGTGCAGGGAATACACCGTTCTCGACGACACGGCCAACAACCGCAAGAAGCTCGAGCGCCTACTCGAACGCATCGAGCGCGACATCCAACTCGGCCGCTTCGAATACGCGGCCTATTTCCCCAATAGCCGGGCATTGACGGCAACACCCAAGCCTCCGGCTTCGCTGGCAGCAGGAGTGGCCCGCGCTTTGGCCTCTGTGGAGCCGGTCGCAGCACGCCACGCACCCACCCCCACGTTTGCCGATTTCGCCCAGCAATGGATGCAGGAAAATGCCGTGCAATGGCGCCGCTCCTATCAGCGCACGGTGGCCGACATCGTCGCCGTGCACCTTGCTCCGCCTTTTCAGGAGCGGGAGGTCGGAAGCCTCTCGCGCGAAGAACTTCTTGCCTTTCGGTCGAAACTCGCCAAAGTACCCGGCCGAACCAAGCAAACCCTCTCACCACGCCGGATCAACGCCATCATGAATGTGATGCACGCCATCCTGAACGAAGCCTCCGACCGTTATAAGTTTACGTCGCCCTACTACAACATCAAACCCCTGAAGATCGGCAAGAGCGATGTGCAGCCCTTCACCCTGGAGGAAGTGCGCTCGCTTATCCAGAGCGTGCGCGAGGACTTCCGCGACTACTACACCGTGCGTTTTTTCACAGGGCTGCGCACTGGCGAGATCGACGGACTGAAGTGGAAGTACGTGGACTTTTCCCGCCGGCTGATCCTGGTGCGCGAGACCATCGTGGCCGGTGAACCCGACGAAGCCACCAAAACGATTGAGTCCAACCGCGAGGTGCAGATGAGCCAAGTGGTGTTCGACGCCCTGCAGCGGCAATTTCAGCGCACGGGGCCGCTCAAGCTCTGGGTCTTCTGCAATAGCGAAGGCCAGCCACTCGACCACAACAACGTGACCAAGCGGGTCTGGTATCCAATCCTGCGCTTTCTTGGCTTGGATCCCAGGCGACCGTACCAATCACGGCATACGGCGGCCACGCTGTGGCTAGCGGCCGGCGAGAACCCGGAATGGATCGCCCGGCAGATGGGACATACCTCGACCGAAATGCTGTTCAAGGTCTACAGCCGCTATGTGCCCAACCTCACCCGGCGCGATGGCTCGGCCTTCGAGCGGCTGCTGGCTTCAACGCTCGGGACGCACCCCGCCACACAGCCAAACCCCAATACCGAGGAGGCCGACCATGTCTGA
- the rpoC gene encoding DNA-directed RNA polymerase subunit beta': MKALLDLFKQFHQDEHFDAIRIGLASPEKIRSWSFGEVKKPETINYRTFKPERDGLFCAKIFGPIKDYECLCGKYKRLKHRGVICEKCGVEVTQSKVRRERMGHIDMASPVAHIWFLKSLPSRLGIVLDMALRDIERVLYFEAYVVTDPGMTPLKVGQVLSEDEFAAKRTEFGEEFVAFMGAEGVHALLHNMDLDLEIEKLRGDMTGSDTKVKKNVKRLKVMQAFKDSGTKPEWMVMTVLPVLPPDLRPLVPLDGGRFATSDLNDLYRRVINRNNRLRRLLELSAPEIIVRNEKRMLQEAVDSLMDNGRRGKAMVGQNKRPLKSLADMIKGKSGRFRQNLLGKRVDYSGRSVITVGPTLKLHQCGLPKLMALELFKPFIFHKLETMGVATTIKAAKKEVESQTPIVWDILEDVIREHPVMLNRAPTLHRLGIQAFEPMLIEGKAIQLHPLVCAAFNADFDGDQMAVHVPLSLEAQVEARALMLASNNILFPANGEPSIVPSQDMVLGLYYATRERINGRGEGIVFADVSEVHRALDAKQVEITSRISVRLTEYEKDKATGSFTPKTAVVETTVGRALLSEILPKGLPFSIMNKALKKKEISRLINASFRRCGLRETAIFADKLLQSGFSLATKAGISISIDDMLIPEEKYKVIARAEKEVKEIEQQYSSGLVTQGERYNKVVDIWGRAGDEVGKALMSHLSNQTVKDRHGKDVRQESFNSIYMMADSGARGSAAQIRQLAGMRGLMAKPDGSIIETPITANFREGLNVLQYFISTHGARKGLADTALKTANSGYLTRRLVDVTQDLVVTENDCGTANGTNMRALVEGGEVIESLRDRVLGRVAAVDVVNPETQDVIVPAGEMLDEDMLDLVEAAGIDEIKVRTALTCETRYGICAKCYGRDLGRGTLVTNGEAVGVIAAQSIGEPGTQLTMRTFHIGGAASRAAVVSSVEAKSAGTVRFTATMRYVTNTKGEQVVITRSGEVLVTDDHGRERERHKVPYGATLFVKDGMVIKAGTLVANWDPLTRPIITEYAGQIKFENVEEGVTVAKQVDEVTGLSTLVVIDPKRRGSAKVVRPQVKLLNEQGHEVKIPGTDHAVTIGFTVGALIQVRDGQDVGPGEVLARIPMEGQKTRDITGGLPRVAELFEARSPKDAGMLAETTGTVSFGKETKGKVRLVITDLDGNSSEFLIPKEKNVLVHEGQVVNKGELIVDGPAEPQDILRLLGVEALARYIVDEVQDVYRLQGVKINDKHIEVIVRQMLRRVEIKDPGDSDYIAGEQVERSQVLATNDQLLHDGKLPATFNNLLLGITKASLSTDSFISAASFQETTRVLTEAAIMGKRDELRGLKENVIVGRLIPAGTGLAFHQARKAKDAMDQADRAAQAAAELQALEDSTLHSAESDGASDEA; encoded by the coding sequence ATGAAAGCGCTACTCGACCTGTTCAAGCAGTTTCATCAGGATGAGCATTTCGACGCCATTCGCATCGGCCTGGCGTCGCCGGAGAAAATCCGTTCCTGGTCGTTCGGTGAGGTGAAAAAGCCCGAGACCATCAACTACCGCACGTTCAAGCCCGAGCGCGACGGCCTGTTCTGCGCCAAGATCTTCGGCCCGATCAAAGACTACGAGTGCCTGTGCGGCAAGTACAAGCGCCTGAAGCACCGCGGCGTGATCTGCGAGAAGTGCGGCGTCGAAGTCACCCAGAGCAAGGTGCGCCGCGAGCGCATGGGTCATATCGACATGGCCAGCCCGGTGGCGCACATCTGGTTCCTCAAGAGCCTGCCATCCCGTCTGGGCATCGTGCTCGACATGGCGTTGCGCGACATCGAGCGCGTGCTGTATTTCGAGGCCTACGTGGTCACCGACCCCGGCATGACACCGCTCAAGGTCGGCCAGGTGCTTTCCGAAGACGAGTTCGCCGCCAAGCGCACCGAGTTTGGCGAAGAGTTCGTGGCTTTCATGGGCGCTGAAGGCGTGCATGCCCTGCTGCACAACATGGATCTCGACCTGGAGATCGAGAAGCTGCGCGGCGACATGACCGGCTCCGACACCAAGGTCAAGAAGAACGTCAAGCGCCTCAAGGTGATGCAGGCGTTCAAAGACTCCGGCACCAAGCCCGAGTGGATGGTCATGACGGTGCTGCCCGTGCTGCCGCCGGATCTGCGTCCGCTCGTTCCCCTGGACGGCGGCCGCTTCGCGACCTCCGACCTGAACGATCTGTACCGTCGCGTCATCAACCGCAACAACCGCCTGCGCCGTCTGCTGGAGCTGTCCGCGCCTGAAATCATCGTGCGCAACGAAAAGCGCATGTTGCAGGAAGCGGTGGATTCGCTGATGGACAACGGCCGTCGCGGCAAGGCGATGGTGGGCCAGAACAAGCGCCCGCTGAAGTCGCTCGCCGACATGATCAAGGGCAAGAGCGGCCGCTTCCGCCAGAATCTGTTGGGCAAGCGTGTCGACTACTCGGGCCGTTCGGTCATCACCGTGGGCCCGACGCTCAAGCTGCATCAGTGCGGCCTGCCCAAGCTGATGGCCCTGGAGCTGTTCAAGCCCTTCATCTTCCACAAGCTCGAAACCATGGGCGTGGCCACCACCATCAAGGCGGCCAAGAAGGAAGTTGAATCGCAGACCCCCATCGTCTGGGACATTCTCGAAGACGTGATCCGCGAGCATCCCGTGATGCTCAATCGCGCGCCCACGCTGCACCGCCTGGGCATTCAGGCCTTCGAGCCGATGCTGATCGAAGGCAAGGCCATCCAGCTTCACCCGCTGGTCTGCGCCGCGTTCAACGCCGACTTCGACGGCGACCAGATGGCCGTGCACGTGCCGCTGTCGCTCGAGGCGCAGGTGGAAGCCCGCGCCCTCATGCTGGCTTCGAACAACATCCTGTTCCCGGCCAACGGCGAACCCTCCATCGTGCCGTCGCAGGATATGGTGCTGGGCCTGTACTACGCCACCCGTGAGCGCATCAACGGTCGCGGCGAAGGCATCGTGTTTGCCGACGTGTCCGAAGTGCATCGCGCCCTCGACGCCAAACAGGTCGAAATCACCAGCCGCATCAGCGTTCGCCTGACCGAGTACGAGAAGGACAAGGCCACGGGCAGCTTCACGCCCAAGACCGCCGTGGTGGAAACCACCGTCGGCCGCGCACTGCTGTCCGAGATTCTGCCCAAGGGCCTGCCGTTCAGCATCATGAACAAGGCGCTGAAGAAGAAGGAAATCTCGCGCCTGATCAATGCCTCGTTCCGCCGCTGCGGGCTGCGCGAAACCGCGATCTTCGCCGACAAGCTGCTGCAGTCGGGCTTCTCGCTGGCGACCAAGGCCGGCATCTCGATCAGCATCGACGACATGCTGATCCCGGAAGAGAAGTACAAGGTCATCGCCCGTGCCGAGAAGGAAGTCAAGGAGATCGAGCAGCAGTACTCCTCCGGCCTGGTGACGCAAGGCGAGCGCTACAACAAGGTCGTGGACATCTGGGGCCGCGCCGGCGACGAAGTCGGCAAGGCGCTGATGAGCCACCTCTCCAACCAGACGGTCAAAGACCGTCACGGCAAGGACGTCCGTCAGGAATCGTTCAACTCGATCTACATGATGGCCGACTCGGGGGCCCGCGGTTCCGCAGCCCAGATCCGCCAGCTGGCCGGCATGCGTGGCCTGATGGCCAAGCCTGACGGCTCCATCATCGAGACCCCCATCACGGCCAACTTCCGTGAAGGTCTGAACGTGCTGCAGTACTTCATCTCCACGCACGGCGCCCGTAAGGGTCTGGCCGACACGGCGCTGAAGACCGCGAACTCCGGCTACCTGACCCGCCGTCTGGTGGACGTGACCCAGGATCTGGTCGTCACCGAGAACGACTGCGGCACGGCCAATGGCACGAATATGCGCGCCCTCGTCGAAGGCGGTGAAGTCATCGAATCGCTGCGCGACCGCGTGCTCGGCCGCGTCGCGGCGGTGGACGTCGTCAATCCCGAAACGCAGGACGTCATCGTGCCCGCGGGCGAGATGCTCGACGAGGACATGCTCGACCTGGTCGAGGCCGCGGGCATCGACGAGATCAAGGTGCGCACCGCGCTGACCTGCGAAACCCGCTACGGCATCTGCGCCAAGTGCTACGGCCGCGATCTCGGCCGCGGCACGCTGGTCACCAACGGCGAAGCGGTCGGCGTGATCGCCGCGCAGTCCATCGGCGAACCCGGCACCCAGCTGACCATGCGCACCTTCCACATCGGTGGTGCGGCGTCGCGTGCGGCCGTCGTGTCCAGCGTGGAGGCCAAGAGCGCCGGTACCGTGCGCTTCACCGCCACCATGCGCTATGTCACCAACACCAAGGGCGAGCAGGTGGTCATCACCCGCTCCGGCGAAGTGCTGGTCACCGACGACCACGGCCGCGAGCGCGAGCGCCACAAGGTGCCCTATGGCGCGACCCTGTTCGTCAAGGACGGCATGGTCATCAAGGCCGGCACCTTGGTGGCCAACTGGGATCCGCTGACCCGCCCCATCATCACCGAGTACGCCGGCCAGATCAAGTTCGAGAACGTCGAAGAAGGCGTTACCGTGGCCAAGCAGGTCGACGAAGTCACCGGCCTGTCCACCCTCGTCGTGATCGACCCGAAACGCCGCGGCTCTGCCAAGGTGGTGCGTCCGCAGGTCAAGCTGCTCAACGAGCAAGGCCACGAGGTCAAGATTCCAGGCACCGATCACGCCGTGACCATCGGCTTCACCGTGGGTGCGCTGATCCAGGTGCGCGACGGCCAGGACGTGGGCCCCGGCGAGGTGCTGGCGCGTATCCCGATGGAAGGCCAGAAGACCCGCGACATCACGGGGGGTCTGCCTCGCGTGGCCGAGCTGTTCGAAGCCCGTTCACCCAAGGATGCCGGCATGCTGGCCGAGACCACCGGCACCGTCTCCTTCGGCAAGGAAACCAAAGGCAAGGTCCGTCTGGTCATCACCGACCTCGACGGCAACTCCAGCGAGTTCCTCATCCCGAAGGAAAAGAACGTGCTGGTGCACGAAGGCCAAGTGGTCAACAAAGGTGAGCTCATCGTCGACGGCCCGGCCGAGCCGCAGGACATCCTGCGCCTGCTGGGCGTGGAAGCCCTGGCGCGCTACATCGTCGATGAAGTGCAGGACGTCTACCGTCTGCAGGGCGTGAAGATCAACGACAAGCACATCGAGGTGATCGTGCGCCAGATGCTGCGCCGCGTTGAAATCAAAGACCCGGGCGACAGCGACTACATCGCGGGTGAGCAGGTCGAACGTTCGCAGGTTCTGGCGACGAACGATCAGCTTCTCCACGACGGCAAACTGCCGGCGACCTTCAACAACCTGCTGCTGGGTATCACCAAGGCCAGCTTGTCCACCGACAGCTTCATCTCCGCCGCGTCCTTCCAGGAAACCACGCGCGTGCTGACCGAAGCCGCCATCATGGGCAAGCGCGACGAGTTGCGTGGCCTGAAAGAGAACGTCATCGTTGGCCGTCTCATCCCCGCAGGCACCGGTCTGGCCTTCCACCAGGCGCGCAAGGCCAAGGATGCGATGGACCAGGCCGATCGTGCCGCCCAGGCCGCAGCCGAACTGCAGGCGCTCGAAGACAGCACCCTGCACTCGGCCGAGTCCGACGGCGCGTCAGACGAGGCTTGA
- a CDS encoding IS110 family transposase codes for MVGIDVASAHVDVACLGAVLPSELAHVSNDAEGHSALADALVKLQPGLVLMEATGGYEAALACALQAAGLRVAVINPRMARDFARAMQRLAKTDRIDAATLAEFAAVLAQRPDCERFVRPLSEPEQQDLAALVTRRRQLVAMQLSERQRLRLARPVTRPSIDALLEAIARQLDDVDAEMVRHVEQHHAVMAKLLQSVAGIGRIAAATLIAELPELGRLNRRQICALVGVAPYAKDSGSSRGRRRITGGRFEVRRALYMATLTATRFNPAIRAFYERLLAAGKLKKVALIACMRKLITHLNAITRDHLNAHNQSFTA; via the coding sequence ATGGTGGGCATCGACGTTGCCAGTGCGCATGTCGATGTGGCTTGCCTGGGAGCAGTCTTGCCATCGGAGCTGGCTCATGTCAGCAACGATGCCGAGGGGCATTCCGCTCTGGCCGACGCCCTGGTGAAGCTGCAGCCGGGGCTGGTGCTGATGGAAGCCACCGGTGGCTATGAGGCGGCGCTGGCGTGCGCGTTGCAGGCGGCGGGTCTGCGTGTGGCGGTGATCAACCCGCGCATGGCACGCGACTTCGCCCGAGCGATGCAGCGCCTGGCCAAGACCGATCGCATCGACGCGGCCACCCTGGCCGAGTTCGCTGCCGTGCTGGCCCAGCGCCCCGACTGCGAGCGCTTCGTGCGCCCGCTGAGCGAGCCCGAGCAGCAGGATCTCGCAGCCCTGGTCACCCGCAGGCGTCAGCTCGTGGCCATGCAGTTGTCCGAGCGCCAGCGCTTGCGCCTGGCCCGCCCGGTGACGCGCCCGAGTATCGATGCCCTGCTCGAGGCGATTGCCCGCCAGCTCGACGACGTCGATGCCGAAATGGTCCGCCATGTCGAACAGCATCACGCCGTGATGGCCAAGCTGTTGCAAAGCGTGGCCGGGATCGGCCGCATCGCTGCCGCAACCTTGATCGCTGAACTGCCTGAACTGGGGCGGCTCAACCGCCGCCAGATCTGCGCCTTGGTCGGCGTGGCACCCTACGCCAAGGACTCCGGGTCCAGCCGAGGCCGACGACGCATCACCGGCGGGCGCTTCGAGGTGCGACGTGCCCTGTACATGGCCACGCTCACCGCCACACGATTCAACCCCGCCATTCGCGCCTTCTACGAGCGTCTGCTGGCCGCAGGCAAGCTCAAGAAGGTGGCCTTGATCGCCTGCATGCGCAAGCTGATCACCCACCTCAACGCCATCACCCGGGACCATCTGAACGCTCACAATCAGTCTTTCACTGCTTGA
- a CDS encoding ribbon-helix-helix domain-containing protein, which yields MDRLQINVRLPPDLMELLDKKRIDLLPEMGKIPSRSDVVRLALEAYLEASAPAADGPKPSAKRRSS from the coding sequence ATGGACAGACTGCAGATCAATGTGCGATTGCCTCCGGACCTGATGGAGCTGTTGGACAAGAAACGTATTGATCTGCTGCCGGAGATGGGAAAAATCCCGTCGCGCTCGGATGTCGTGCGGCTCGCCTTGGAGGCCTACCTAGAAGCATCAGCTCCTGCGGCTGATGGGCCAAAGCCTTCGGCGAAGCGAAGGTCATCTTGA
- a CDS encoding IS1182 family transposase gives MSRFVCVDRDTAYLLPPSVDEWLPSDHLARFVVEVIDRLDLDDLVKQYAGRGSAAHHPAVLLGLLIYGYANGVHSSRKIERATYDSVAFRFVAANTHPDHDTLAAFRRRFLKEIEALFVQVLVLAREMKLLKLGHIALDGTKIRASASKHKALSWGHANKIEAQLRQEVQDLLARAEKDDRSSAPDGMDVPAEIARREDRLSAIAQAKAKIAQRAAERFKAEQQEFETKEAKRRAQREAGKKPRGRDPEPPQAGPQDSDQVNLTDEESRIMPVSGGGFEQSYNAQAGVDIETMMVVTAHVTQACNDKREVVSTLEQIAALPGALGNVQTLVADNGFCSQANVLACVQAGIEPLLAMKRESHHVPLAERFGPDPDAPRTAEPVANMAHRLCTQAGRALYKLRKQTVEPVFGIIKHVMGWRQMSMRGLHKARGEWNLVTMAWNIKRMHVLRAG, from the coding sequence ATGAGTCGCTTTGTTTGTGTTGATCGAGACACGGCCTACCTTCTGCCGCCGTCGGTGGACGAGTGGTTGCCCAGTGATCACCTCGCGCGCTTTGTTGTCGAAGTGATTGATCGGCTCGATCTGGACGATTTGGTCAAGCAGTACGCGGGCCGGGGTTCGGCCGCGCATCACCCTGCGGTGCTGCTGGGACTGCTGATCTACGGGTATGCCAACGGGGTGCATTCGAGCCGCAAGATCGAACGCGCGACCTACGACTCGGTGGCGTTCCGCTTTGTGGCGGCCAATACGCATCCGGACCACGATACGCTGGCCGCGTTCCGGCGGCGCTTTCTGAAGGAGATCGAGGCGCTGTTCGTGCAGGTGCTGGTGCTGGCGCGCGAGATGAAGTTGCTCAAGCTCGGGCACATTGCGCTGGACGGCACCAAGATCCGAGCCAGCGCGAGCAAGCACAAGGCGCTGTCGTGGGGGCATGCCAACAAGATCGAGGCGCAGTTGCGCCAGGAAGTCCAGGACCTGTTGGCGCGGGCGGAGAAGGATGATCGCTCCAGCGCGCCCGATGGCATGGATGTGCCCGCCGAGATCGCGCGCCGCGAGGACCGCCTGAGCGCCATCGCGCAGGCCAAGGCCAAGATTGCGCAACGCGCCGCCGAACGATTCAAAGCGGAGCAGCAGGAGTTCGAGACCAAAGAGGCCAAGCGCCGGGCCCAGCGCGAGGCCGGGAAGAAGCCGCGCGGGCGGGACCCTGAGCCGCCCCAGGCCGGACCCCAGGACAGCGACCAGGTCAACCTGACGGACGAGGAGTCGCGCATCATGCCGGTGTCCGGCGGCGGCTTCGAGCAGAGCTACAACGCCCAGGCCGGCGTGGACATCGAGACGATGATGGTGGTCACCGCGCACGTCACGCAGGCCTGCAATGACAAGCGCGAAGTGGTGTCCACGCTCGAGCAGATTGCGGCGTTGCCCGGGGCGCTTGGCAACGTGCAGACCCTCGTTGCCGACAACGGTTTTTGCAGCCAGGCGAACGTGCTCGCCTGCGTGCAGGCGGGAATCGAGCCGCTGCTGGCGATGAAGCGCGAGTCGCATCACGTGCCCCTGGCCGAACGGTTTGGGCCCGACCCCGACGCGCCGCGAACTGCGGAGCCGGTCGCCAACATGGCCCACCGCCTGTGCACACAGGCAGGCCGGGCGCTGTACAAACTGCGCAAGCAGACCGTCGAGCCCGTGTTCGGCATCATCAAGCACGTCATGGGCTGGCGTCAGATGAGCATGCGCGGGCTGCACAAGGCGCGAGGCGAGTGGAACCTCGTGACCATGGCCTGGAACATCAAGCGCATGCATGTGCTGCGCGCCGGGTGA